The genomic interval AAAACTCCGACAGCTTCGGGATGTTCGAGCGATACGGCAGGATCTTCGCCCCCGCCGGCATGATGTGGTCGGTCGTGATGTTGTCGCCCACCTTGAGCACGAGCTCCGCCGTGAGCGTGTCGGCAAAGGGCCTGCTCTGCGGGAAGGGCTGGATGTTCGGCCCGCGCAGCACCTCCACCGCGTCCGCCTCGTCCGCCGGGGCTGGCGGCAGCACGGCGCTGTCGTCGATGCGAAACTGCTCCGGCAGCGTGACGGCCGGCATGGGGCCGAGCGTCTGCGGGTCGGTGATCGTGCCGGTGAGCGCGGCGGCGACGGCCGTCTCCGGGGACACGAGGTAGACCTGCGCGTCCTTCGTGCCGCTGCGGCCGAGGAAGTTGCGGTTGAACGTGCGCAGGCTCACGCCGCCGGAGTTGGGCGAGAAACCCATGCCGATGCACGGGCCGCACGCGCACTCGAGCAGGCGCGCGCCGCTGGCGAGGATGTCCGTGAGCGCGCCGCAGTCAGAGAGCATGGTCAGCACCTGCTTCGACCCCGGCGAGATGGACAGGCTCACGCCCGGGGCGATGGTCCTGCCCTTGAGCAGGGCTGCGACCTTGAGCATATCGAACAGGGACGAATTCGTGCACGAGCCGATGCAGACCTGATCGACCTTCGTGCCCGCGAGCGTTTCCACGGGGACGACGTTGTCCGGGCTGTGCGGGCAGGCGATCATGGGCTGCAGCGTGTTGAGGTCGATGTCAATGATGCGGTCATAGCGCGCGTCCGGGTCGCTCGCAAGGGGGATAAAGTCCGCCTCGCGCCCCTCGGCGGCGAGGAAGGCGCGCGTCACGTCGTCCGACGGGAAGATGGACGTCGTCGCGCCGAGCTCGGTGCCCATGTTCGTGATCGTGGCGCGCTCGGGCACGGACAGCGCCGCGATACCCGGCCCGCCCCACTCGATGATCGCGCCGACGCCGCCCTTGACCGACAGGATGCGCAGCAGCTCGAGGCTGATGTCTTTGGCCGTGACGTAGGGCCGCAGCGTGCCGGTGAGGTTGACCTTGAACATTTTCGGCATCGTGATGTAGTACGCGCCGCCGCCCATGGCGACCGCGACGTCCATGCCCCCCGCGCCGAAGGCCAGCATGCCGATGCCGCCGCCGGTGGGCGTGTGGCTGTCCGAGCCGATGAGCATCTTGCCCGGCTTGCCGAAGCGCTCGAGCTGCACCTGGTGGCAGATACCGTTGCCCGGGCGGGAGAACCAGACGCCGTGCTTTTTGGCCACGGTCTGGAGATAGCGGTGGTCGTCCGCGTTTTCAAAGCCGGACTGCAGCGTGTTGTGGTCCACATAGGCCACGCTCAGCTCGGTCTTCACACGCGGGATGCCCATCGTCTCAAACTCCAGATAGGCCATCGTGCCGGTGGCGTCCTGTGTGAGTGTCTGGTCGATGCGCAGCGCGATCTCGCTGCCGGGCGTCATGTCGCCGTGCAGCAGGTGGGCGCGGATGATTTTCTGAGCAAGCGTTTCACCCATGATTTTTCAGCCTCCCAATCATACTTTCCTTGGCGTGGATGGTGTGCTCGGTCGTGAGCGCGGCGGCGCGGTCGGCGTCTCCGGCGGCGATGGCGTCGAAGATGGCGCGGTGCTCCTTGACGACCTGCGCCGTGCGCTTCGCGTCGGCAATGGACGCCTTGCGGTAGCGGCGGGTCTTGCGGTGCAGCGGGACGAGCGTGTCGCTGATGACGGCGTGGCCGCTCATGTCGCAGATGACGTCGTGGAACTGGTCGTCCATCTCGCGCAGGTGCTCGGCGTCGTGCTTTTCAAAGTAAAATTCCTGCAGGTCCAGAATGTGCCGCAGGCGCGCAAGCCCCTCGGGCGAGACGTTTTTCGCCGCGTAGTAGGACGCGAGCCCCTCGATCCGGCAGCGGATGTCCATGATGTCCACCAGATCCTCGGCCGTGATGCCGAGCACGACGGAGCCCTTGCCGGTGTCGGCGATGAGGTGCTCCTGCTCGAGGCGGCGCAGCGCCTCGCGGATGGGCGTGCGGCTGACGTTGAGCTGCTCGACGAGCTTCAGCTCCGTGAGCACCTCGCCGCGCGGGTACACGCCCTGAATGATATCGGATTCCAGCCGCTCAAACACCTGATCGGCCAGCGTAACGGTACGGAAATCTTTCATACTGCGCCTCCTGTCAGACCTGCGCGAAGCGGCCGGGCGCCAGCTCCGCGATCTTGGCTTTGAGTTCCTTGACGGACAAGACGGTCTGGCGGCCGTCCTCGTATTCCGCATCCACCCAGCCCTTGAGCGCGAGCACGAGCGGGTCGTGCTTGTCGATCTGCTTTTCGCCGGTCAGGCGGTAGTTCTGGTTGATCCAGTAGGCGATGCCCGCAAGGCCGGACGTCTTGCCGACCTGCACGGACGCCGGGCGGTTGAGCAGCTTCTCGGTGTCGAAGATCGTGTAGATCTCGGCGTCCTTGAGCAGGCCGTCGGCGTGGATACCGGCGCGCGTGGCGTTGAAGTCGCGCCCGACGAACGGCGTCATCGGCGGGATGTCGTAGCCGATCTCGTGCTGGAAGTAGTCGGCGATCTCGGTGATGACCGTCGGGTCCATGCCGTCGAGCGAGCCGCGCAGCGACGCATACTCGAACACCATCGCCTCGAGCGGGATGTTGCCCGTGCGCTCGCCGATGCCCAGCAGCGAGCAGTTGACCGCGCACGCGCCGTAGAGCCACGCGGTCGAGGCGTTGACGACGGCTTTGTAAAAGTCGTTGTGCCCGTGCCACTCGAGGCACTCGCTCGGCACGTCGGAATACTGCTGCAGGCCGTAGATGATGCCGGCCACGCTGCGCGGCAGCGCCGCCTCCGTGTAGGGGATGCCGTAGCCCATGGTGTCGCACGCGCGGATCTTGACCGGGATGCCCGCCTGACGCGAGAGCTTTTGCAGCTCGTTGACAAACGGCACGACAAAGCCG from Clostridiales bacterium carries:
- a CDS encoding aconitate hydratase, which gives rise to MGETLAQKIIRAHLLHGDMTPGSEIALRIDQTLTQDATGTMAYLEFETMGIPRVKTELSVAYVDHNTLQSGFENADDHRYLQTVAKKHGVWFSRPGNGICHQVQLERFGKPGKMLIGSDSHTPTGGGIGMLAFGAGGMDVAVAMGGGAYYITMPKMFKVNLTGTLRPYVTAKDISLELLRILSVKGGVGAIIEWGGPGIAALSVPERATITNMGTELGATTSIFPSDDVTRAFLAAEGREADFIPLASDPDARYDRIIDIDLNTLQPMIACPHSPDNVVPVETLAGTKVDQVCIGSCTNSSLFDMLKVAALLKGRTIAPGVSLSISPGSKQVLTMLSDCGALTDILASGARLLECACGPCIGMGFSPNSGGVSLRTFNRNFLGRSGTKDAQVYLVSPETAVAAALTGTITDPQTLGPMPAVTLPEQFRIDDSAVLPPAPADEADAVEVLRGPNIQPFPQSRPFADTLTAELVLKVGDNITTDHIMPAGAKILPYRSNIPKLSEFCFTVCDPTFPARARAAGDGIIVGGSNYGQGSSREHAALVPMYLGIRCVVAKSFARIHAANLINAGILPLTFADPADYDALQPGARLRIDDIRTGMAAGKLTLTDTAAGKSYPVVCSLTERQQAILLAGGLLNYTKEHAL
- a CDS encoding GntR family transcriptional regulator, whose product is MKDFRTVTLADQVFERLESDIIQGVYPRGEVLTELKLVEQLNVSRTPIREALRRLEQEHLIADTGKGSVVLGITAEDLVDIMDIRCRIEGLASYYAAKNVSPEGLARLRHILDLQEFYFEKHDAEHLREMDDQFHDVICDMSGHAVISDTLVPLHRKTRRYRKASIADAKRTAQVVKEHRAIFDAIAAGDADRAAALTTEHTIHAKESMIGRLKNHG
- a CDS encoding 2-isopropylmalate synthase, producing the protein MLEISGKTNLLEQNAYKYSLQDVAEPNLQRDIYTQGMVPKVPFNHRRVPMNMPEEIWITDTSLRDGQQSVEPYTVDQIVNIYKYLSRLGGPYGIIRQTEFFIYSKKDREALEKCMELGLKFPEITTWIRATKEDFRLVRDLGIRETGILVSCSDYHIFKKMKMTRKQAMDYYLATVADAFEAGVVPRCHLEDITRADFYGFVVPFVNELQKLSRQAGIPVKIRACDTMGYGIPYTEAALPRSVAGIIYGLQQYSDVPSECLEWHGHNDFYKAVVNASTAWLYGACAVNCSLLGIGERTGNIPLEAMVFEYASLRGSLDGMDPTVITEIADYFQHEIGYDIPPMTPFVGRDFNATRAGIHADGLLKDAEIYTIFDTEKLLNRPASVQVGKTSGLAGIAYWINQNYRLTGEKQIDKHDPLVLALKGWVDAEYEDGRQTVLSVKELKAKIAELAPGRFAQV